The Desulfatitalea tepidiphila genome window below encodes:
- a CDS encoding heterodisulfide reductase-related iron-sulfur binding cluster, whose translation MHPLIDTKMVETIRALGHTFDNLPERIETMKAMNLPFDRPAENVVIMGCQNLKMVPNAVEKFARILERAGVDFTFLSKEYCCGNYLYRPAIKAKDETAMEECHTLSKEFVGNNIEQAKKLGANRIILFCSPCYPIYKFAFPEENIIYFPEVLLESMGTLECNQQIDYYAGCYKLHRRFAPVPVDLKSTNQVFDKIKGLSVNRISAPSCCFTPAGLGHMLDHVQADTMVHICTGCYSQAVVNMPEDRHVNIMMLPEFIDMIQTA comes from the coding sequence ATGCACCCGTTGATTGATACAAAAATGGTCGAAACCATTCGGGCCCTCGGGCACACCTTTGACAATTTGCCCGAGCGCATCGAAACGATGAAAGCGATGAATCTACCGTTTGATCGCCCGGCGGAAAATGTGGTTATTATGGGCTGTCAAAATCTGAAAATGGTTCCCAATGCAGTTGAAAAATTCGCCCGAATACTGGAACGCGCAGGCGTTGATTTCACCTTTTTGTCCAAGGAATATTGCTGCGGCAATTATCTGTATCGTCCGGCAATCAAGGCAAAAGACGAAACGGCGATGGAAGAGTGTCACACGCTTTCAAAAGAATTTGTCGGCAACAACATCGAACAGGCGAAAAAGCTGGGGGCAAACCGAATCATTCTTTTCTGCTCGCCATGCTATCCAATCTATAAGTTTGCGTTTCCAGAGGAGAACATCATCTATTTTCCCGAGGTCCTGCTTGAGTCCATGGGCACTTTGGAATGCAATCAACAAATCGATTATTATGCCGGATGCTATAAGTTACACCGACGTTTTGCACCTGTTCCCGTGGATTTGAAATCAACGAATCAGGTCTTCGACAAGATCAAAGGGCTATCCGTAAACAGGATCAGCGCGCCTTCCTGTTGTTTTACACCTGCTGGCCTGGGGCACATGCTCGATCACGTTCAAGCCGACACCATGGTTCACATCTGCACCGGGTGCTATTCACAGGCCGTTGTCAATATGCCTGAAGATCGGCACGTGAATATTATGATGCTCCCCGAATTTATTGATATGATTCAGACCGCATAA
- a CDS encoding DNA primase family protein has protein sequence MNPQNMITDKEQFNNTATHFLSRLFEASMQNDCGEIQIDGFYNGPKYQSYHNTIPDAVDAAYRACQQGLDVYFGVNPRVGKAGKEENVHYLSSFHAEIDYGHDGHKKKPEYDTYDEALTAIKAFEIPASLVIHSGGGFHCYWILDFPAEVLKIGLNDLKNVNRAILSKIHADGGTHNINRILRVPGTFNFKIPGNPRPVIIIDDSGPTYDLKAFESFMDFQPKPKDNAIPQATVYDSPSSDWDKNISSLPVSDKIKNLILHGKDGSYPSRSEADQAVIIALVNKGFDAGQIKVIFENYAIGAKYREHSSPEAYLKHSIEKAKEFSHLTEEERQDPLFISGALQKDDKSKYTLKIVNFQEFMYKKHMLKFLEKERAFFRYNGQCYEQCSDDRLNNICQAELGKHRELFTPASKANFIHYAIGNDLIDIETAFEDQVRYLTMQNGLYDLSRYKLVPHNPEIFTTNLLPYDYAPSAKCPRWLQYLNEIFMGDKATILFVQEAVGYAFHKAIPKAVIFFLIGDGGNGKSVFIDVISCLCGKDNVANISLNRLNDEKYLPELFGKMINVSGETPNARCMNTDLIKSVVAGDWVTGREVYKKPSKFKPYAKHYLGMNTLPEIEDNTYGMWRRIHVIEFPKKFTESEMDVELTGKLMNELSGIFNWALEGYRRLRDHDFIFAVSDSMRKSKSQYKQKNNSVCEFIESHCDIIFSDDRSAPLKEVYKLYQKFCESAGIKRMTSKIDFRKALESEGYLIANSSRHANQLRIFAPDNEIVNLQQ, from the coding sequence ATGAATCCTCAAAACATGATCACAGACAAAGAGCAATTCAATAACACGGCAACACATTTTTTAAGCAGATTGTTTGAAGCATCTATGCAGAACGACTGCGGTGAAATCCAAATTGACGGGTTTTACAACGGACCAAAATATCAATCCTACCACAACACAATACCTGACGCCGTCGATGCAGCATATCGAGCATGCCAGCAAGGTCTTGATGTCTATTTTGGAGTTAATCCACGGGTTGGAAAGGCAGGCAAAGAGGAAAATGTACACTACCTGTCGTCCTTTCATGCTGAGATCGACTATGGACATGATGGCCATAAAAAGAAGCCGGAATACGATACGTATGATGAAGCGCTCACTGCAATAAAGGCATTTGAAATACCAGCGTCACTTGTCATTCACAGCGGTGGCGGATTTCATTGCTATTGGATATTGGACTTTCCGGCAGAGGTTTTAAAAATAGGCCTAAATGACCTTAAGAACGTCAACAGGGCGATTTTAAGTAAAATCCATGCTGATGGTGGGACGCACAATATTAACCGCATATTGCGCGTTCCTGGGACATTTAACTTCAAGATCCCTGGCAATCCCCGTCCTGTAATTATAATTGATGACTCGGGGCCGACCTATGATCTGAAAGCGTTCGAATCATTTATGGATTTTCAGCCCAAACCCAAAGATAATGCGATACCACAGGCCACCGTCTATGATTCACCCTCTTCGGATTGGGATAAAAACATATCCTCACTTCCGGTATCGGATAAAATCAAAAACCTGATCCTGCATGGTAAGGATGGATCATACCCGTCCCGGAGTGAGGCAGACCAGGCGGTTATCATTGCCTTGGTAAATAAGGGTTTTGACGCTGGCCAAATCAAGGTCATATTTGAAAACTATGCCATCGGCGCCAAATATCGGGAACACTCCTCGCCAGAGGCCTACCTGAAACACAGCATTGAAAAGGCCAAGGAGTTTTCCCATCTAACAGAAGAAGAGCGCCAGGATCCCCTATTCATATCAGGTGCCCTGCAAAAAGACGACAAGAGTAAATACACCCTTAAAATCGTCAACTTTCAAGAATTCATGTATAAAAAGCATATGCTCAAATTCCTTGAAAAAGAGCGGGCTTTTTTCAGATACAATGGCCAATGCTATGAACAGTGCAGCGATGACCGGTTGAATAATATCTGTCAGGCCGAATTGGGTAAGCACCGTGAGCTGTTTACGCCGGCATCGAAAGCGAACTTTATCCACTATGCCATTGGAAATGATCTGATCGATATCGAAACGGCATTTGAAGACCAGGTCCGTTACCTGACCATGCAAAATGGCTTGTATGACCTGTCCCGGTACAAGTTAGTCCCGCATAATCCGGAAATATTTACGACCAACCTACTGCCCTATGATTATGCTCCCAGCGCCAAATGTCCCAGGTGGCTCCAATACTTGAATGAAATTTTTATGGGTGATAAAGCGACAATCCTATTTGTACAGGAGGCGGTCGGTTATGCATTCCATAAGGCCATTCCCAAGGCGGTCATATTCTTTTTAATCGGTGATGGTGGCAATGGAAAATCGGTGTTCATCGATGTAATTAGCTGCCTCTGTGGCAAGGACAATGTGGCTAACATCAGCTTGAATCGTTTGAACGATGAAAAATATCTGCCAGAACTATTCGGGAAAATGATCAACGTATCGGGGGAAACGCCCAATGCCAGGTGCATGAATACCGACCTGATCAAGTCCGTCGTCGCTGGTGATTGGGTGACAGGCCGGGAGGTGTACAAGAAACCATCGAAATTCAAACCCTATGCCAAGCACTATTTGGGAATGAACACACTGCCTGAAATCGAAGACAATACCTATGGCATGTGGAGAAGAATTCATGTGATCGAATTTCCGAAAAAATTTACCGAAAGTGAAATGGATGTGGAGTTGACCGGAAAGCTGATGAATGAACTGTCCGGGATATTTAACTGGGCGCTTGAAGGGTACAGACGGTTAAGGGATCATGATTTTATATTCGCTGTCAGTGATTCCATGAGAAAATCGAAAAGTCAGTACAAGCAAAAAAACAACAGCGTTTGTGAGTTTATCGAATCCCATTGTGACATCATTTTCTCGGATGACAGGTCAGCTCCACTAAAAGAGGTCTATAAGCTTTACCAAAAATTTTGTGAATCCGCCGGCATAAAACGAATGACATCGAAAATTGATTTTCGAAAGGCGCTTGAATCTGAAGGATATCTGATTGCAAATTCGAGTAGACACGCCAATCAACTTCGGATATTTGCACCTGACAATGAAATCGTGAATTTACAGCAGTAA
- a CDS encoding DUF927 domain-containing protein, protein MEENLVELIKGYEVTESCNRSSIPNSTGADDTRPVEAPAAKGADTVETEIEEQSRDLIYEIRDGHLFKVTGGKDTRVANFYLTIAAQYIRMDEGTVTGRDFKIEVHLRDEIIELMIPVEEFCGNRLANQIIAQAGSRAIIYGNQNDLRIAAQEMSTPPTKTITSSMGFDNHGMYLAPGMVISKAGIDQLPEIDVDLSEGNFSRHIGFLSPNQDRIKDLVDHILADFMQLKYHQVVYPLIGHIVAAAFASQISEIGRQKPVMHLQGTSGCGKTFLGNLAASFYCAFNDRPIPWTSTANSIEYEGYFFRDALFFIDDLKTSIIDPKKVIRIIQNSANSQGRSRLTAGGGLKLTPMRGVRGLILSTGEDFINDVESVSGRTLLIHVEPDQNQQSGNKCWARRDEYSMLMPALLQWLLAQDDWTEQFENCVNEETARISATIADFSNGFRVASNWALNAWGFMLFVRYAEHLQVVNEGRADAIIREYRQIVENHIAAHANRIRIQSPVEVFYQILSQRFATGSIMVQGLSDQNSGRLIGKVRENQIICLFPDPTFEVLQRHFRASGRKMSFSKETLRDALDRENLIIRSGPGRITHQVRMGASRLQAWQFDINEFKARCGMMD, encoded by the coding sequence ATGGAAGAAAATTTGGTTGAACTTATCAAAGGGTATGAAGTCACAGAAAGTTGTAATAGAAGCTCCATCCCGAACTCAACCGGGGCTGATGATACAAGGCCGGTCGAGGCACCAGCTGCAAAGGGTGCGGATACAGTCGAGACGGAAATTGAAGAACAATCCAGGGATTTGATTTATGAAATCCGAGACGGCCACCTATTTAAAGTGACAGGGGGCAAGGACACTCGGGTTGCCAATTTTTACCTGACAATTGCCGCACAGTATATCCGAATGGATGAGGGCACTGTCACAGGCCGGGATTTTAAAATCGAAGTGCATTTAAGGGACGAAATTATCGAGTTGATGATTCCTGTAGAGGAATTTTGCGGCAACCGATTGGCAAATCAAATCATTGCACAGGCCGGATCAAGGGCTATCATCTATGGCAATCAAAATGATTTGAGAATTGCTGCCCAGGAGATGTCCACACCACCAACGAAGACCATCACTTCAAGCATGGGTTTTGACAATCATGGAATGTATTTAGCGCCCGGCATGGTGATCTCAAAAGCCGGTATTGATCAATTACCAGAGATCGACGTTGACTTGAGTGAGGGCAATTTTTCCCGTCACATTGGTTTTTTGTCACCTAACCAGGATCGGATCAAGGATTTGGTCGACCATATTCTGGCTGATTTTATGCAGCTCAAGTATCACCAGGTCGTCTATCCGCTGATCGGTCATATCGTTGCGGCTGCCTTTGCATCACAGATTAGTGAAATTGGCAGACAAAAGCCCGTGATGCATCTTCAAGGAACTTCAGGTTGTGGCAAGACCTTTCTTGGCAACCTTGCCGCATCCTTTTATTGTGCCTTCAACGATAGGCCCATCCCTTGGACCTCCACTGCGAATTCGATTGAATATGAGGGGTATTTTTTCCGTGACGCGCTGTTTTTTATCGACGATTTGAAAACATCGATAATTGATCCGAAAAAGGTCATCCGAATCATTCAGAACAGTGCCAACTCTCAGGGACGCAGCCGTCTGACTGCCGGTGGCGGTCTCAAGTTGACGCCCATGCGAGGCGTAAGAGGCCTGATCCTGTCAACAGGCGAGGATTTCATAAACGATGTCGAATCGGTCTCCGGTCGCACCCTACTTATTCATGTGGAGCCGGACCAGAATCAGCAATCTGGTAACAAGTGCTGGGCTCGCCGGGATGAATACAGCATGTTAATGCCCGCCTTGTTGCAGTGGCTTTTGGCTCAGGATGATTGGACTGAGCAATTTGAGAATTGCGTAAATGAAGAGACGGCAAGAATTAGCGCCACCATAGCCGATTTTTCCAACGGATTTCGCGTAGCCAGCAACTGGGCCTTAAATGCCTGGGGCTTTATGCTATTTGTTAGATACGCTGAGCATTTACAGGTTGTCAATGAGGGCCGCGCAGATGCAATCATTCGTGAATACAGACAGATAGTCGAAAACCATATCGCCGCACATGCAAATCGCATAAGGATTCAAAGTCCGGTCGAGGTTTTTTATCAGATTCTCAGCCAGAGATTTGCCACCGGTTCCATCATGGTACAAGGGTTATCGGATCAAAACAGCGGTCGCCTGATTGGCAAGGTCCGTGAAAACCAAATTATTTGTCTGTTTCCTGATCCAACCTTCGAAGTCCTGCAACGGCACTTTCGGGCTTCTGGTAGAAAAATGTCCTTTAGCAAAGAAACATTAAGGGACGCCTTGGACAGGGAAAACCTCATAATAAGGTCAGGCCCAGGCCGCATCACCCATCAAGTCAGAATGGGTGCCAGCCGGCTGCAGGCATGGCAGTTCGATATCAATGAATTTAAAGCACGCTGCGGTATGATGGATTAA
- a CDS encoding tyrosine-type recombinase/integrase, translating to MPYKRNHKWYAQVRKEGQKCERVFLTKKEAVDWEVEMRKKPVSEWSGRTDTVCLNDWAQKYLDFSRPSFSHNTYVEKRSLFKRLFKILDPDMPVSKLKPALLMEYIVEQKEQRSGNASNRDRKNLVAAWNWGMKYMDPPLPGPNPCLVERMPEIRQPRYVPPDEDFWKVYALAEGQDKVMLLAFLHLAARRSEIFRLTWEDIDFANNRVRIWTRKRHGGTYEYDWLPMTKELRKSMRWWWENRPIKDKPHVFLCLDKTEFCRDYLGEPFRYRIHFMRRLCERAGVKVFGFHAIRHFSASLLFKLGYEVAVIQTILRHKSPNTTERYLRSIGLERVREALEDLKPSPARVIKLEERPKKARAAGKKKAV from the coding sequence ATGCCATACAAACGCAATCACAAGTGGTATGCCCAGGTGCGCAAAGAGGGCCAGAAATGCGAACGGGTCTTCCTGACGAAGAAGGAGGCCGTGGATTGGGAAGTGGAGATGCGGAAAAAGCCCGTAAGCGAGTGGTCAGGCAGGACCGACACGGTCTGTTTGAATGATTGGGCGCAAAAATATCTCGATTTTTCCCGACCCAGCTTCTCTCACAACACGTATGTCGAAAAACGCTCGTTATTCAAGCGCTTGTTCAAGATCTTAGATCCTGACATGCCGGTGTCAAAGCTAAAACCAGCCCTGCTGATGGAATATATTGTTGAACAGAAGGAGCAGCGGTCTGGGAATGCTTCAAACCGGGACCGGAAGAACCTGGTGGCGGCATGGAACTGGGGTATGAAATACATGGACCCTCCCCTTCCCGGCCCCAATCCCTGCCTGGTGGAGCGAATGCCTGAGATACGGCAGCCGAGATACGTCCCCCCGGATGAGGACTTCTGGAAGGTGTATGCGTTAGCAGAAGGCCAGGACAAGGTCATGTTGTTGGCTTTTTTGCACCTGGCGGCCCGTCGAAGTGAAATCTTCCGGCTCACATGGGAGGATATCGACTTTGCAAACAACCGCGTAAGAATATGGACCAGAAAGAGGCATGGGGGCACTTACGAGTATGACTGGCTACCCATGACCAAAGAGCTTCGCAAATCGATGCGGTGGTGGTGGGAAAACAGGCCCATCAAGGACAAGCCCCATGTGTTTTTATGCCTGGATAAGACCGAATTTTGTAGAGACTATCTGGGCGAGCCCTTTCGTTACCGGATCCATTTCATGCGGCGCCTATGTGAACGAGCCGGAGTCAAGGTCTTTGGATTCCACGCTATAAGGCATTTTTCTGCATCCCTGTTGTTCAAGTTGGGATACGAGGTCGCTGTCATTCAGACGATACTCCGGCACAAAAGCCCCAACACAACCGAGCGCTACTTAAGAAGCATCGGTCTGGAAAGGGTCCGGGAGGCGTTGGAAGATTTGAAACCGTCACCCGCTCGGGTCATAAAATTGGAGGAAAGGCCAAAAAAGGCCCGGGCAGCAGGAAAGAAAAAAGCCGTCTGA
- a CDS encoding PLDc N-terminal domain-containing protein: MNAAEWIVLGGIAFYLLTVWAVIDISKKDFGGIEKKAAWAFVTLVPFIGPIVYFSVGIRKGVKKSAP; this comes from the coding sequence ATGAACGCAGCGGAATGGATCGTCCTGGGTGGCATCGCCTTTTACCTGCTCACCGTCTGGGCCGTCATCGACATCTCCAAAAAAGACTTCGGCGGCATCGAAAAAAAGGCCGCCTGGGCCTTCGTCACCCTGGTCCCCTTTATCGGCCCGATCGTCTATTTCAGCGTCGGCATCCGCAAGGGGGTCAAAAAGAGTGCTCCATGA
- a CDS encoding lytic murein transglycosylase — MNRAGSFLECWIRAWIVPIFIILGLLAAIPSSDAEDGTASFFDALQKRLVADGYDAGRIRQLYSNAEVVFEAQSVAAYFQHNEAKLDYGKMTHHSWIDEARLYMATHADILTTARQKFGVDPKVITAIILVETKFGRYLGKRSILNTLSTMAALTEPGPREYLYQQLNQKTRFRRDDYEKKADSKSDWAYKELKAFLTYTDLHRVDPVSVVGSYAGALGIAQFMPSNILAYGQDGDGDGRIDLFVDADAIFSIASYLQNYGWKPGIDRNQAFKVVYHYNHSKYYVNTILEITGLLEG, encoded by the coding sequence ATGAATCGAGCAGGTTCATTCCTTGAATGCTGGATCAGGGCCTGGATCGTCCCAATTTTCATTATTCTGGGGCTTCTGGCCGCCATACCGTCGTCCGACGCCGAGGACGGGACCGCCTCGTTTTTTGACGCTCTGCAAAAGCGTCTTGTCGCCGACGGGTACGATGCCGGGCGCATCCGGCAGCTTTACAGCAACGCGGAGGTCGTGTTCGAAGCTCAGAGCGTAGCCGCCTATTTCCAGCACAACGAGGCCAAACTGGACTACGGCAAGATGACCCATCACAGCTGGATCGACGAAGCCCGCCTTTACATGGCCACGCACGCCGACATCCTGACCACGGCCCGGCAGAAGTTCGGCGTGGACCCCAAAGTGATCACGGCCATCATCCTGGTGGAGACCAAGTTCGGCCGCTATCTGGGCAAGCGCTCGATCCTCAACACCCTTTCGACCATGGCGGCCCTGACCGAACCCGGCCCCAGGGAGTATCTCTACCAGCAACTGAATCAAAAGACCCGATTCCGCCGCGACGATTACGAAAAAAAGGCGGACAGCAAATCCGACTGGGCCTATAAGGAGCTCAAGGCCTTTCTGACTTACACCGACCTGCACCGGGTCGATCCCGTTTCCGTGGTCGGATCTTACGCCGGCGCCCTGGGCATCGCCCAGTTCATGCCCAGCAACATCCTCGCCTACGGGCAGGACGGCGATGGCGACGGCCGGATCGATCTCTTCGTGGATGCCGACGCCATCTTCAGCATCGCCAGCTACCTGCAAAACTACGGCTGGAAACCCGGTATCGACCGCAACCAGGCCTTCAAGGTCGTCTACCACTATAATCACAGCAAGTACTATGTGAACACCATCCTGGAAATCACCGGTCTGCTGGAAGGATAA
- the radA gene encoding DNA repair protein RadA — MAKTIYSCQACGYQSPKWLGKCPDCGQWDSFAEEKMADKARGGPLRGISAALKAPAPVPIDEVDVEDQARLSTRIGELDRVLGGGLVPGSLVLIGGDPGIGKSTLMLQALHGMAAGTSKVLYVSGEESVQQLRLRSRRLGAGAPRLLVVSEIDLDAILKMVETHRPDVLVIDSIQTMYSSDLASAPGSVSQVRDSAMRLMLNAKKSGIPTLLVGHVTKEGAIAGPKLLEHMVDTVLYFEGDRNHVFRILRAVKNRFGSTNEIGVFEMQAGGLIEVPNPSAVFLSERPDNAAGSVVTATMEGTRPILVELQALASSTNLGTARRTVLGLDPQRVALLVAVMEKKLGMHLFGHDIFMNVAGGVKIDEPSVDLAVLAAIASSFLDKPVTGETLVLGEVGLAGEVRAIGNMAARLSEAQKMGFHRCLAPKGSLKRVAVPDQIELIGVDTVERALEALF; from the coding sequence ATGGCGAAGACGATTTACAGCTGCCAGGCATGCGGCTATCAGTCGCCCAAATGGCTGGGCAAATGCCCGGATTGCGGCCAGTGGGATAGCTTTGCCGAGGAAAAGATGGCCGACAAAGCGCGCGGCGGCCCTCTGCGCGGTATTTCGGCGGCGCTCAAAGCTCCTGCGCCCGTACCCATCGACGAAGTGGATGTCGAAGACCAGGCGCGCCTCTCCACCCGCATCGGCGAATTGGACCGGGTGCTGGGCGGCGGCCTGGTGCCTGGATCGCTGGTGCTCATCGGCGGGGACCCGGGCATCGGCAAATCCACATTGATGCTCCAGGCCCTGCACGGCATGGCGGCCGGCACGAGCAAGGTGCTCTATGTGTCGGGCGAGGAGTCGGTGCAACAGTTGCGCCTGCGCAGCCGCAGGCTGGGGGCCGGCGCGCCGCGCCTGCTTGTGGTGTCGGAGATCGATCTGGACGCCATTTTGAAGATGGTCGAGACCCATCGGCCCGACGTGCTGGTGATCGATTCCATCCAAACCATGTACAGCAGCGACCTCGCCTCGGCGCCGGGCAGCGTTAGCCAGGTGCGCGACTCGGCCATGCGTCTGATGCTCAACGCCAAGAAGAGCGGCATCCCCACCCTGCTGGTGGGGCATGTGACCAAGGAGGGCGCCATCGCCGGTCCCAAGCTGCTGGAGCACATGGTGGACACGGTGCTCTACTTCGAAGGCGACCGCAACCATGTGTTCCGCATCCTGCGCGCCGTGAAGAACCGCTTCGGCTCCACCAACGAAATCGGCGTGTTCGAAATGCAGGCCGGGGGATTGATCGAAGTGCCCAATCCGTCCGCCGTATTTCTCTCCGAACGGCCCGACAATGCCGCCGGGTCGGTGGTGACGGCCACCATGGAAGGCACGCGGCCCATTCTGGTGGAACTTCAGGCCCTGGCCAGCAGCACCAACCTGGGCACCGCCCGGCGCACGGTGCTGGGCCTGGACCCGCAACGGGTGGCCCTGCTGGTGGCGGTAATGGAAAAAAAGCTGGGCATGCACTTGTTCGGGCACGACATCTTCATGAATGTGGCCGGCGGTGTGAAGATCGACGAACCGTCCGTTGATCTCGCCGTGCTGGCGGCCATTGCCTCGAGCTTCCTGGACAAGCCGGTGACCGGCGAGACCCTGGTCCTCGGCGAAGTGGGCCTGGCCGGCGAAGTGCGCGCCATCGGCAACATGGCCGCCCGGCTCTCCGAAGCCCAAAAAATGGGATTTCACCGTTGCCTGGCGCCCAAGGGCAGCTTGAAGCGCGTGGCGGTGCCGGACCAGATCGAACTGATCGGGGTGGACACGGTGGAGCGCGCCCTGGAAGCCCTTTTTTAA
- a CDS encoding RlmE family RNA methyltransferase — protein sequence MKRKISGPGGRKGQWQDHYTRRAKKENYPARSVYKLDEIQKKHRIIGKGDRILDLGCAPGSWLKFAAEQTGPGGRVVGVDLKPVTEQLPGNVTTIVGDICEVARNTEEALGNGFAVVLSDMAPQTTGHKFSDAVRSFELCRTALAMADALLKPGGHFVCKIFQGEDFKAFCDDVKMRFDRMQIFKPQSSRKASREIFIIGLRKK from the coding sequence ATGAAGCGGAAAATCAGCGGCCCGGGTGGCCGAAAAGGCCAGTGGCAGGACCACTACACCCGCCGTGCCAAAAAGGAAAACTACCCGGCCCGATCGGTATACAAGCTGGATGAAATCCAGAAAAAGCATCGCATCATCGGCAAGGGCGACCGGATCCTGGATCTGGGGTGTGCGCCGGGCTCATGGCTGAAGTTCGCAGCCGAGCAGACCGGCCCGGGCGGCCGGGTCGTGGGTGTGGACCTGAAGCCGGTGACTGAACAGCTGCCGGGCAACGTCACCACGATTGTGGGCGACATTTGCGAAGTGGCGCGAAACACGGAGGAGGCCCTGGGCAATGGGTTCGCGGTGGTGCTCAGCGACATGGCGCCCCAGACCACGGGCCATAAGTTCAGCGACGCGGTGCGCTCCTTTGAATTGTGCCGAACCGCACTGGCCATGGCCGACGCGTTGCTGAAACCCGGCGGTCATTTTGTGTGCAAAATTTTTCAAGGCGAGGACTTCAAAGCCTTTTGTGACGATGTCAAAATGCGGTTCGACCGCATGCAGATCTTCAAACCCCAGAGCAGTCGAAAAGCCAGCCGTGAGATCTTCATCATCGGCCTGCGCAAAAAGTAG